One segment of uncultured Campylobacter sp. DNA contains the following:
- the argC gene encoding N-acetyl-gamma-glutamyl-phosphate reductase, giving the protein MKKAGIIGVSGYTGLELIKILLSHPGFEISYLGASTQGEISEIFPQLRGVLQMPVRVADAADAAKACDLIFLALPHEKAMKFAREILKFKSVKVVDLSADYRLSRELYEKNYTAHLDPRNLAHAVYGLPELNREKIRAARLTANPGCYPTCSILALAPFVRLLDPSIGVFIDAKSGVSGAGKALKTSSHFVSANENAGAYSPISHRHADEIKEQLQILKGSEFSTIFVPNLLPITRGMLVSAFGVLQKSVDAEAVLREFYANEPFVRVLSEPVSIKNVAGTHFCDIFIKTAGDKIWINSAIDNLLRGASSQAVANANLMCGFAEATALPRIAHGI; this is encoded by the coding sequence ATGAAAAAAGCGGGAATCATCGGCGTTAGCGGCTATACGGGGCTTGAACTGATTAAAATTCTACTTTCCCACCCGGGCTTTGAAATTTCGTATTTAGGCGCCTCGACGCAGGGCGAGATAAGCGAAATTTTCCCGCAACTTCGCGGAGTTTTGCAGATGCCGGTACGAGTTGCCGATGCCGCCGATGCCGCAAAGGCGTGCGATCTTATTTTTTTGGCGCTGCCGCATGAAAAAGCGATGAAATTTGCCCGCGAAATTTTAAAATTTAAAAGCGTCAAGGTAGTCGATCTATCCGCCGATTACCGCCTAAGCCGCGAGCTTTACGAGAAAAATTACACCGCGCATTTAGACCCTCGTAATTTAGCCCACGCCGTTTACGGACTGCCTGAGCTAAATCGCGAAAAGATCCGCGCCGCGCGCCTTACGGCAAATCCGGGCTGTTATCCTACCTGCTCTATTTTGGCGCTCGCGCCGTTCGTGCGGCTACTAGATCCTAGTATCGGCGTATTTATCGACGCAAAAAGCGGAGTAAGCGGCGCGGGCAAGGCTCTTAAAACGAGCAGCCATTTCGTAAGCGCGAACGAAAACGCGGGCGCCTACTCGCCGATCTCGCATCGCCACGCAGACGAGATCAAAGAGCAGCTGCAAATTTTAAAAGGCAGCGAATTTAGCACGATTTTCGTGCCGAATTTGCTGCCGATTACGCGCGGAATGCTAGTTAGCGCGTTTGGCGTACTGCAAAAGAGCGTGGACGCAGAGGCGGTGCTGCGGGAGTTTTACGCAAATGAGCCTTTCGTGCGCGTCCTAAGCGAGCCCGTGAGTATAAAAAACGTCGCAGGGACGCACTTTTGCGATATTTTTATAAAAACTGCCGGCGATAAAATTTGGATTAACTCGGCGATCGATAATCTTTTGCGCGGAGCATCGTCGCAGGCGGTCGCAAACGCAAATTTAATGTGCGGATTCGCCGAAGCTACGGCGTTGCCGCGTATCGCACACGGAATTTAA